The Brasilonema sennae CENA114 genome includes a region encoding these proteins:
- a CDS encoding MFS transporter has translation MKNPTMSRSPWTFIPTLYFTSGVPYVIINTVSVIFYKKLGINNTQIALWTSFLYLPWVIKMLWAPIVDTYSTKRTWILASQFAMFCCLGLIAFSLQLPNFFFISLVALTIGAFLSATYDIATDGFYLLSLNPAQQAFFSGVRSLFYRLAVIFGSGFLVFLAGQLEFSLNNTPLSWTIALGFSALVLAILFIFHQLILPSAESDSQHQSQIAINRLPFWNVIGSYFQQYKIITIIAFILLYRFGEAMLVKLASLFLLDKPEVGGLGLSTSEVGLVYGTFGVISLIVGGILGGFVISKYGLKKSLFPMALALNLPDIFYVYMAYAKPSLALVYLLVSLEQLGYGFGFTAFSVYLMYISKGQYKTSHFAISTGIMALGMMLPGLISGYIQEKVGYPLFFILVCLLTIPGMITLFFIPLDEENSRQKS, from the coding sequence ATGAAAAATCCAACAATGTCCCGTTCCCCTTGGACTTTCATCCCTACCTTATACTTTACCTCTGGCGTACCTTACGTCATCATCAACACAGTTTCTGTCATTTTCTACAAAAAACTCGGAATAAATAATACTCAAATTGCCTTATGGACGAGTTTTCTTTATCTCCCTTGGGTCATCAAAATGTTGTGGGCACCTATCGTTGATACTTACTCAACCAAAAGAACATGGATTCTTGCCAGCCAATTTGCTATGTTCTGTTGTTTGGGTTTGATAGCCTTTTCTTTACAGTTACCAAATTTCTTTTTTATCTCCCTTGTAGCGTTAACTATAGGAGCATTTCTTTCCGCAACTTATGACATTGCTACTGATGGTTTCTATCTATTAAGTCTAAATCCAGCACAGCAAGCATTTTTTTCTGGTGTTCGCTCACTTTTTTATCGTCTTGCCGTTATCTTCGGCTCAGGATTTTTAGTGTTTTTAGCTGGTCAGCTTGAATTCTCTCTCAACAATACTCCTTTAAGCTGGACTATTGCTCTTGGTTTTTCAGCTTTAGTTTTGGCAATACTGTTTATTTTCCATCAACTTATTCTACCTTCGGCTGAGTCGGATTCTCAACACCAATCACAAATAGCAATAAACAGACTACCTTTTTGGAATGTTATCGGTTCATATTTTCAACAATATAAAATAATAACTATTATAGCATTTATCTTGCTTTACCGATTTGGTGAGGCAATGCTTGTTAAATTAGCCTCGTTATTTTTATTAGATAAACCAGAAGTTGGAGGTTTGGGATTATCGACATCGGAAGTCGGTTTAGTATACGGTACTTTTGGAGTCATTTCCCTAATTGTCGGAGGTATTTTAGGAGGGTTTGTGATTTCCAAGTATGGATTAAAAAAGAGTCTGTTTCCTATGGCTTTAGCTTTGAACTTACCTGATATCTTTTATGTATATATGGCTTATGCCAAACCCTCACTTGCATTAGTCTATCTTTTAGTTTCTTTAGAGCAACTTGGATATGGTTTTGGGTTCACAGCTTTTAGCGTTTATCTGATGTATATTTCCAAAGGTCAATACAAAACTTCTCATTTTGCCATATCTACAGGAATTATGGCATTAGGTATGATGTTACCTGGATTAATCAGCGGTTATATTCAAGAAAAAGTTGGATATCCATTATTCTTTATATTAGTCTGTTTACTGACAATTCCCGGTATGATAACTCTATTTTTTATTCCTTTAGACGAGGAGAACAGTCGTCAAAAAAGTTAA
- a CDS encoding valine--tRNA ligase — MIASNINLPSLYEPFSTEAKWQKFWEENQLYKADPNKGGESYCIVIPPPNVTGSLHMGHAFEMSLIDTLVRYHRMKGRNTLWLPGTDHASIAVQTILEKQLKKEGKTRYDLGREKFLERAWQWKAESGGAIVHQLRRLGVSVDWWRERFTMDEGLSKAVLEAFVRLYEEELIYRGEYLVNWCPASQSAVSDVEVENQEVNGNLWHFRYPLTDGSGDVEVATTRPETMLGDTGVAVNPNDDRYKHLIGKTVTLPIMNREIPIIADEFVDPSFGTGCVKVTPAHDLNDFEMGKRHNLPLINIMNKDGTLNENAGSFQGQDRFVARNNVVYRLETDGFLVKVEDYKHTVPYSDRGKVPIEPLLSTQWFVKIRPLADNALEFLDQKNSPEFVPQRWTKVYRDWLVKLKDWCISRQLWWGHQIPAWYAVSETGGEISDNTPFVVAKSEAEAQEKLVAHFGDNVKIEQDPDVLDTWFSAGLWPFSTLGWPEQTQDLATYYPTTTLVTGFDIIFFWVARMTMMGGHFTGQMPFKDVYIHGLVLDENGKKQSKSAGTGIDPLLLIDKYGTDALRYTLIKEVAGAGQNIRLEYNRKTDESSSVEASRNFANKLWNAARFVMMNLDGQTPQQLGKPSVSELSDCWILSRYYQVVKQTNNYIDNYGLGEAAKGLYDFIWGDFCDWYIELVKSRLQKDSEPTSRRTAQQTLAYVLEGILKLLHPFMPHITEEIWQTFTQQGEDSKQSLSLQSYPEAERNLIDPTLEEQFELLFGIIRTIRNLRAEADVKPGIKVTVNLQTESENERQIFTTGQSYIKDLAKVENLVFAGEQNKETFADVVGTVQVLLPLAGVADISVLRAKIEKRLSKVEGEIKPLSNRLNNPNFVEQARPDVVEGARNALAEAEKQAEILRDRLRRLA, encoded by the coding sequence ATGATCGCATCAAACATTAACCTTCCTAGTCTTTACGAACCCTTCTCCACCGAAGCCAAGTGGCAAAAATTCTGGGAAGAAAACCAACTCTACAAAGCTGATCCCAACAAAGGTGGCGAATCTTACTGTATCGTTATCCCGCCGCCCAACGTTACCGGCAGCTTGCACATGGGACACGCTTTTGAGATGTCGCTGATTGACACCCTTGTACGTTATCACCGGATGAAGGGACGTAATACCTTATGGTTACCCGGAACTGACCACGCCAGCATCGCTGTGCAAACAATTCTGGAAAAGCAACTCAAAAAAGAAGGTAAAACTCGCTACGATTTGGGACGCGAGAAATTTCTAGAACGCGCTTGGCAATGGAAGGCGGAATCTGGAGGGGCGATTGTTCATCAATTGCGACGCTTGGGTGTATCGGTGGATTGGTGGCGGGAACGCTTTACGATGGATGAGGGCTTGTCCAAAGCTGTTTTGGAAGCTTTTGTCCGACTTTACGAGGAAGAGTTAATTTATCGTGGCGAGTACTTGGTCAACTGGTGTCCGGCTTCCCAATCTGCAGTGTCGGATGTGGAGGTGGAAAATCAGGAGGTCAATGGAAATCTCTGGCATTTTCGCTATCCTCTTACGGATGGTTCTGGTGATGTTGAGGTGGCGACGACTCGACCAGAAACGATGTTGGGTGATACTGGTGTGGCTGTGAATCCCAATGATGATAGATATAAGCACCTGATTGGGAAAACCGTAACTCTACCAATTATGAATCGGGAAATTCCGATTATTGCCGATGAGTTTGTTGACCCCAGTTTTGGCACAGGTTGTGTGAAGGTGACTCCAGCACATGATCTTAATGACTTTGAAATGGGCAAGCGTCACAATCTGCCGTTGATCAATATTATGAATAAGGACGGCACTTTGAATGAAAATGCTGGTTCGTTTCAAGGACAAGACCGCTTTGTTGCTAGAAACAATGTGGTTTATCGTCTAGAGACTGACGGGTTTTTGGTGAAGGTGGAGGATTATAAGCATACTGTTCCTTATAGCGATCGCGGCAAAGTTCCCATTGAACCCCTCCTCTCGACTCAGTGGTTTGTCAAAATTCGTCCTCTGGCTGATAATGCGCTAGAATTTCTTGACCAAAAGAACTCCCCAGAGTTTGTCCCCCAACGTTGGACAAAGGTGTATCGTGATTGGCTGGTGAAGCTGAAAGATTGGTGTATCTCTCGTCAACTGTGGTGGGGACATCAAATCCCTGCTTGGTATGCGGTGAGTGAAACAGGCGGAGAAATTAGTGACAATACACCGTTTGTTGTGGCGAAGTCTGAGGCAGAAGCACAGGAGAAATTAGTTGCACATTTTGGTGATAATGTCAAGATTGAACAAGATCCAGATGTGTTGGATACCTGGTTTTCTGCCGGACTCTGGCCTTTCTCTACTTTGGGCTGGCCCGAACAAACTCAGGACTTAGCGACTTATTACCCCACCACTACTTTAGTCACAGGTTTTGATATCATCTTTTTCTGGGTTGCCAGAATGACAATGATGGGTGGGCATTTTACAGGACAAATGCCGTTTAAGGATGTTTACATCCACGGGTTGGTATTGGATGAAAATGGCAAGAAGCAGTCTAAGAGTGCTGGTACTGGCATCGATCCGTTGTTGCTGATTGACAAGTACGGTACTGATGCCTTGCGTTATACCTTGATTAAGGAAGTCGCAGGGGCAGGGCAAAATATCCGCTTGGAGTACAATCGCAAAACGGATGAGTCGTCATCGGTGGAAGCATCCCGGAATTTTGCGAACAAGTTGTGGAATGCGGCGCGGTTTGTGATGATGAATTTGGATGGGCAAACGCCGCAACAACTGGGAAAACCAAGCGTCAGTGAGTTAAGTGACTGTTGGATTCTCTCTCGCTACTACCAAGTTGTTAAACAAACTAATAACTATATCGACAACTATGGATTAGGAGAAGCCGCAAAGGGACTTTACGATTTTATCTGGGGCGACTTCTGCGATTGGTATATTGAACTTGTTAAATCTCGTCTCCAGAAGGATTCGGAACCCACTTCTCGTCGGACTGCACAACAAACTCTTGCGTATGTGCTGGAAGGAATTTTGAAATTACTTCATCCTTTCATGCCTCATATTACCGAGGAGATTTGGCAAACTTTCACACAACAAGGTGAGGATTCCAAGCAAAGTTTATCTTTACAATCTTACCCGGAAGCTGAGAGAAACTTAATTGATCCCACTCTGGAGGAACAGTTTGAACTGCTGTTTGGTATCATTCGTACAATCCGTAATTTGCGAGCGGAAGCGGATGTTAAACCGGGGATAAAAGTGACGGTGAATTTGCAAACTGAAAGCGAGAATGAACGCCAAATTTTCACAACCGGACAGTCTTATATTAAAGATTTGGCAAAGGTTGAGAATTTAGTCTTTGCTGGTGAGCAAAATAAAGAAACGTTCGCTGACGTTGTTGGTACTGTACAAGTGCTACTTCCGCTTGCTGGCGTTGCTGATATCAGCGTGCTGCGAGCCAAAATAGAAAAACGCTTGAGCAAGGTAGAAGGAGAAATTAAACCTCTGAGCAATAGGTTAAATAATCCTAACTTTGTGGAACAAGCACGACCAGACGTGGTAGAAGGAGCAAGAAATGCTTTAGCAGAGGCTGAAAAACAAGCAGAAATTTTGCGCGATCGCCTACGTAGGTTAGCATAG
- a CDS encoding GxxExxY protein, which yields MNRRGAENAERRELGEEMRQLTGGVIGAAIEVHRLLGPGFLESVYHKALEVEFQMRGISYKSKPPVAVNYKGYQVGEGELDFLISDVLIVELKAVEKLAPIHEAQVISYLKMTNHPLALLINFNVPILKEGIKRIVLSC from the coding sequence ATGAACCGCAGAGGCGCAGAGAACGCAGAGAGAAGAGAGTTAGGAGAGGAGATGAGACAGCTGACGGGAGGAGTGATTGGGGCGGCGATTGAGGTGCATCGGCTGTTGGGACCAGGGTTTTTGGAGTCGGTTTATCACAAGGCTTTAGAGGTGGAATTTCAGATGCGTGGGATATCTTACAAGTCTAAGCCGCCAGTAGCAGTGAATTACAAAGGATATCAGGTTGGCGAAGGCGAATTAGATTTTCTCATTAGTGATGTCCTCATTGTTGAATTGAAAGCTGTGGAGAAGTTAGCTCCTATCCACGAAGCTCAAGTCATTTCTTACCTTAAAATGACAAATCATCCCCTCGCCCTTCTCATCAACTTCAATGTCCCTATCCTCAAAGAAGGTATTAAACGTATCGTACTCTCTTGTTAA
- the mrdA gene encoding penicillin-binding protein 2, translating into MSTVKSRPSSKNREVRTVGQGLQPIFFIVFTLLMITGINIRLGYLQILQGHKFKERAQANRVRTISKQPERGNIFDRNGKLLATTRYPRSVYLWPMAHTKPSWSVVAPRLEKILNIPQEEIEKKLDEAGASATNLVRIARDLSDAEITALKEYENELPDVQINTEAVRYYPHGKELAHILGYTRELTPEQLKKKKSEGYRLQDVIGQMGVEKAYEQVLRGEWGGQQVEVDSKGRPIRVLGEKQAKAGNDIHLTVDLDVQKAAQKALTLPRGAVVALDPNNGAVLAMVSHPNFDPNIFSKQRLSQKDWQTLQGSEHPLVNRALSAFPPASTFKIITTTAGLESGKFSPSTVLQTYGSLTVGGVTFGEWNHAGFGPLGFPRAMAMSSDTFFYQVGRRVGGPTLIEWTRKYGFGQKTGFEFSNEESKGNVPDDAWKRKVWKMPWTVGDTINMSIGQGALQVTPLQAAIMFAVPANGGYRVKPHLLKDHEEAKNWRESLNMKPSTIKVLREGLRKVVTEGTGTRLNLPSIAPAAGKSGTAEAGINRPNHTWFGAYAPADKPEIVVVAFGENSGGHGGTDCGPIVLQVLQEYFQKKHPGKYQKSESEESKVKTRNSRDRSGD; encoded by the coding sequence ATGTCTACAGTAAAGTCCCGTCCTAGCAGCAAAAATAGAGAAGTACGTACAGTCGGACAAGGTTTGCAGCCTATATTTTTTATTGTATTTACCTTGTTGATGATCACTGGTATCAATATTCGCTTAGGATATTTGCAAATTCTTCAAGGACATAAATTCAAGGAACGAGCACAGGCAAACCGGGTTAGGACAATTTCAAAACAACCAGAACGAGGTAATATTTTTGACCGCAATGGAAAACTGTTAGCGACAACTCGCTATCCGCGTTCTGTATACTTGTGGCCAATGGCACACACTAAGCCATCCTGGTCAGTCGTCGCTCCGCGTCTTGAGAAAATTCTTAATATACCCCAAGAGGAGATAGAAAAGAAGTTAGACGAGGCTGGTGCTAGCGCCACTAATTTAGTACGGATTGCTCGCGACCTCAGCGACGCAGAAATCACTGCATTGAAGGAGTATGAAAACGAACTACCAGATGTTCAAATTAATACAGAAGCCGTACGCTACTACCCGCATGGCAAGGAGTTAGCTCATATACTCGGTTATACTAGGGAGTTAACGCCCGAACAGTTGAAAAAAAAGAAATCAGAAGGCTACCGGTTGCAAGATGTGATTGGTCAGATGGGGGTAGAAAAAGCGTATGAACAAGTGTTGCGGGGTGAATGGGGTGGTCAGCAAGTAGAAGTAGATAGTAAAGGTCGCCCAATTCGAGTCTTAGGAGAAAAACAAGCAAAAGCAGGTAATGATATTCACCTGACAGTAGATTTAGATGTACAAAAGGCAGCCCAAAAAGCTTTGACATTACCTAGGGGTGCAGTTGTCGCATTAGACCCCAATAACGGTGCAGTTTTGGCAATGGTGTCTCATCCTAATTTTGACCCGAATATCTTCTCGAAGCAAAGACTTTCCCAGAAGGACTGGCAAACTCTACAAGGTAGTGAACATCCCCTAGTTAATCGCGCCTTGAGTGCTTTTCCACCTGCGAGTACTTTCAAAATCATTACCACAACTGCGGGGTTGGAATCAGGTAAATTTTCTCCCAGCACAGTGCTGCAAACTTACGGTTCTCTGACTGTTGGGGGAGTTACCTTTGGTGAGTGGAACCACGCGGGATTTGGTCCATTGGGATTTCCGCGTGCTATGGCTATGAGTAGCGATACATTTTTCTACCAAGTTGGTCGCAGAGTCGGTGGTCCAACCTTGATTGAATGGACTCGCAAGTATGGATTTGGTCAAAAAACCGGCTTTGAGTTTTCAAATGAAGAATCAAAAGGTAATGTTCCAGATGATGCTTGGAAGCGAAAAGTGTGGAAGATGCCTTGGACTGTAGGCGACACTATCAATATGTCCATCGGTCAAGGTGCTTTGCAAGTCACTCCACTGCAAGCTGCGATCATGTTCGCAGTTCCTGCTAACGGTGGTTATAGAGTGAAACCACACTTGCTCAAAGACCATGAAGAAGCAAAGAACTGGCGGGAATCTCTGAATATGAAACCAAGTACTATCAAAGTTCTCCGCGAAGGATTGCGCAAAGTAGTCACAGAAGGTACCGGAACACGATTAAACCTACCATCAATTGCCCCTGCTGCGGGTAAGAGTGGTACTGCTGAAGCTGGTATTAATCGCCCAAATCATACTTGGTTTGGAGCATACGCCCCAGCAGATAAGCCAGAGATAGTCGTTGTAGCGTTTGGTGAAAACTCTGGTGGACACGGTGGTACCGACTGCGGGCCAATTGTCTTACAGGTCTTGCAAGAGTATTTTCAGAAGAAGCATCCAGGTAAGTATCAAAAATCTGAGTCTGAAGAATCAAAAGTGAAAACTAGAAACTCAAGAGATAGATCTGGAGATTAA
- a CDS encoding N-acetylglucosamine kinase → MSYVLGIDGGGSKTVCLLIDDKGKVLGRGEAGASNYQSIGTKATLLSIQSAIYTAVVEAQKLTDNIKIEAICIGLAGVGRPEDIEVVKGIVQELKNSSLLPITWKLSASNIIICHDALIALVGGVGYPVGIVVAAGTGSIVFGRNHNGQTKRVGGWGYLLGDEGSAYQIAVAGMQAALKAYDGREMSTSLVEAFKQSLELATIEDLIEVIYRRGWGVKEIAALAPIVDNVAAYGDEVAQKIIDDAAKELIKATSTVIEALFSNNERFEVVTTGSVWQGKSRIHDKFTASVLTMFPSAKVIFPRHEPALGAGLLALQSLTLPNL, encoded by the coding sequence ATGAGTTACGTTCTAGGAATTGATGGCGGCGGATCCAAAACAGTTTGTCTATTGATAGATGATAAAGGTAAAGTACTTGGTCGTGGTGAAGCAGGAGCATCTAATTATCAAAGTATAGGTACAAAAGCAACACTACTGTCAATTCAATCTGCAATTTATACTGCCGTCGTTGAAGCACAAAAGTTAACAGATAATATTAAAATTGAAGCCATTTGCATTGGGCTAGCAGGTGTAGGTCGTCCAGAAGATATCGAGGTCGTAAAAGGTATAGTACAAGAATTAAAAAATAGCAGCTTGCTTCCTATAACTTGGAAATTATCTGCATCTAATATTATCATTTGTCATGATGCTTTGATTGCTTTAGTAGGGGGAGTTGGTTATCCCGTAGGAATTGTAGTTGCAGCAGGTACTGGTTCTATAGTTTTTGGGCGAAATCATAATGGACAGACAAAACGAGTTGGCGGTTGGGGCTATCTTTTAGGAGATGAAGGTAGCGCTTATCAAATTGCTGTTGCTGGTATGCAAGCAGCATTAAAAGCTTATGATGGACGGGAGATGTCAACAAGTCTTGTTGAAGCGTTCAAACAGTCTCTTGAACTTGCGACTATAGAAGATTTAATTGAAGTTATTTATCGAAGAGGATGGGGTGTGAAAGAGATTGCTGCTTTGGCACCTATTGTTGATAACGTAGCAGCTTATGGAGATGAAGTTGCTCAAAAAATTATTGATGACGCGGCGAAAGAGTTAATCAAAGCGACCTCTACAGTTATTGAGGCACTTTTTAGTAACAATGAACGTTTTGAAGTCGTCACCACTGGAAGTGTGTGGCAAGGAAAATCAAGAATTCATGATAAATTCACTGCATCTGTTCTCACGATGTTTCCTTCTGCAAAAGTGATTTTTCCTCGACATGAACCGGCTTTAGGTGCTGGGTTGTTGGCGTTACAGAGTTTGACTCTACCCAATCTTTAG
- a CDS encoding helix-turn-helix transcriptional regulator has protein sequence MDDKQRRRELGDFLKTRRARLSPNNVGLPEGTRRRTPGLRREELAGLANVGLTWYTWLEQGRDIQVSAQVIESIARALQLSPDERTHLFALARCEIPAAPYLLEETVSPALQDILDSLGTSPALIRGRRLDVLAWNQAACAVFLDYASMPPDERNSLWIMFTNPAIRQMLGDWEGHAQRLLAKFRAMCDRYAGDYRFTQLVEKLHAVSPEFCQWWQKHDVQGRSAGCKEYEHPAVGQLLLNHTTLQVSHNPELEVVVYTPLPDSDTLRKLQQLRDLHRLEKFLLKS, from the coding sequence ATGGATGACAAGCAACGACGCAGAGAACTAGGGGACTTTCTCAAGACACGCCGCGCCCGCCTTTCACCCAATAATGTAGGTTTACCGGAAGGTACACGCCGTCGCACGCCTGGATTAAGGCGTGAGGAGTTGGCTGGGCTGGCAAATGTCGGTTTGACTTGGTACACTTGGCTTGAGCAAGGGCGCGACATTCAAGTGTCAGCCCAGGTTATTGAAAGCATTGCACGAGCGCTGCAGCTAAGTCCAGATGAGCGAACGCACTTGTTCGCGTTAGCACGTTGTGAAATACCTGCAGCTCCATATTTATTAGAGGAAACCGTTTCCCCTGCACTGCAAGATATTCTTGATAGTCTCGGAACCAGTCCAGCATTAATTAGAGGACGGCGGTTAGACGTCTTAGCTTGGAATCAGGCGGCGTGTGCAGTATTTTTAGATTACGCCTCGATGCCACCTGATGAACGCAACAGCCTCTGGATCATGTTTACCAATCCAGCCATACGACAGATGCTTGGAGATTGGGAGGGACACGCCCAACGATTGCTGGCTAAATTTCGTGCTATGTGCGATCGCTATGCTGGTGATTATCGGTTCACACAACTAGTAGAGAAGCTGCACGCAGTCAGTCCAGAATTTTGTCAGTGGTGGCAGAAGCATGATGTACAGGGAAGATCTGCAGGTTGCAAAGAATACGAACATCCGGCTGTTGGGCAATTACTGCTGAATCATACGACTTTACAAGTTTCACATAACCCTGAATTGGAGGTAGTAGTATACACGCCGTTACCTGATTCGGATACTTTAAGAAAACTGCAACAGCTACGGGATTTACACAGGTTAGAAAAATTCTTACTTAAGTCCTAA
- a CDS encoding ABC transporter ATP-binding protein: MAQHLTQNQAGRTAIESLDVELHNVFKFFNQDPAVHGVDLGVRHGEFFSILGPSGCGKTTTLRLIAGFETADAGKVLIQGQSMTSVPPYRRPVNTVFQSYALFNHLNVWDNVAFGLQLKKIHRTEIQSRVKEALELVKMEGLRSRFPSQLSGGQQQRVALARALVNRPAVLLLDEPLGALDLKLRKEMQVELSNLHQQLGLTFIMVTHDQEEALSLSDRIAVMNQGKIEQIGTPGQIYEQPRTSFVADFIGNTNLFEGEIAGVDASTVIIFTKTGFSIVVARQHDTPTEISQAVVVSVRPEKIQLSLYKPSLQTNCFEGRLVNIMYLGTHVNYIVQLTNGVRMTVLQPNTFGNLPNRETPIYAWWGETDCLALVKT, from the coding sequence ATGGCTCAACATTTGACGCAGAATCAGGCTGGGAGGACGGCTATTGAGTCGTTGGATGTTGAACTGCATAACGTTTTCAAATTTTTTAACCAAGATCCAGCAGTACACGGGGTAGACTTAGGCGTCAGACACGGAGAATTCTTCAGTATTCTAGGTCCTTCTGGGTGTGGCAAAACAACTACCCTACGCTTAATTGCAGGGTTTGAAACAGCCGATGCTGGTAAGGTATTGATTCAAGGTCAGTCCATGACAAGCGTTCCCCCTTATCGCCGACCTGTCAACACAGTCTTTCAAAGCTATGCTTTGTTTAATCACTTAAATGTTTGGGATAATGTCGCGTTTGGACTACAGTTAAAAAAAATACACAGGACGGAAATTCAAAGCAGAGTTAAAGAAGCTTTGGAACTGGTGAAAATGGAAGGGTTGCGATCGCGCTTTCCCAGTCAACTGTCTGGTGGTCAACAGCAAAGAGTCGCATTAGCACGGGCACTTGTGAATCGACCCGCAGTCTTGCTACTAGATGAACCTCTTGGGGCGCTAGACTTAAAATTGCGTAAGGAAATGCAGGTTGAACTTTCAAATTTACATCAACAACTAGGGCTGACCTTTATTATGGTGACTCACGACCAGGAAGAAGCATTATCCTTGTCGGATCGGATTGCTGTGATGAATCAAGGCAAAATTGAACAAATAGGCACCCCAGGTCAAATCTACGAACAACCACGCACAAGCTTTGTCGCTGATTTTATTGGTAATACTAATTTATTTGAAGGTGAGATAGCAGGTGTAGATGCTTCAACTGTCATAATTTTTACAAAAACCGGATTCTCAATTGTAGTTGCTCGTCAGCATGACACACCAACTGAAATATCCCAAGCGGTCGTCGTCAGCGTACGTCCAGAAAAAATTCAGCTTTCGCTTTATAAACCCAGTTTGCAAACGAACTGCTTTGAAGGACGGCTCGTCAACATCATGTATCTCGGAACCCACGTTAATTATATTGTGCAATTGACAAACGGTGTACGCATGACCGTTTTACAGCCCAATACTTTTGGTAATTTGCCAAATCGTGAAACTCCTATTTATGCTTGGTGGGGTGAGACTGATTGTTTGGCTTTAGTTAAAACTTAA
- a CDS encoding ABC transporter substrate-binding protein produces the protein MTNRRKFLKSIAAVSSLSLASCGWRLGDVRAYSATKGSSDQLFVYTWDIYTDEELFKTFNAQTGIKPQADVFDSNETMLSKLQAGGGGAYSVINPSDYMVRKMVNLGLLTELNHQRLIGLDNFFPRFQNPTYDPNNRHSIPFNWGTTGFIYNSEKLKNPPEDWDYLWQNQEQLSKRMTLLNDIREVMGGTLRMLGYSYNSKDEKEIKQAYEKLKVLKPSVAAFTTDAWRNQILAGDLLLAMCVSSDAVKLSKENPKLKYVIPKSGTSLWTDTIVIPKTAPNVEGAYAWINWILQPGVAAKTSQRLNLSTPNRAAFEQLPKKVQNNSSLFPPESILNKCERIAPLGQIEEVYERYWTELTSG, from the coding sequence ATGACTAACAGACGGAAATTTTTAAAAAGCATAGCAGCAGTTTCTAGCTTATCTTTAGCGAGTTGTGGCTGGAGACTCGGTGATGTGCGAGCTTATTCTGCAACGAAAGGTTCTAGCGACCAACTTTTTGTTTATACTTGGGATATATATACAGATGAAGAATTATTCAAAACCTTTAACGCCCAAACAGGAATCAAGCCACAGGCGGATGTGTTTGACTCCAATGAAACTATGTTAAGTAAGCTGCAAGCTGGGGGTGGAGGTGCTTATAGTGTCATTAATCCAAGTGACTACATGGTGCGAAAAATGGTCAACTTAGGGTTACTCACAGAATTAAATCATCAGCGCTTAATTGGTTTAGATAATTTCTTTCCCCGGTTTCAAAACCCTACTTACGATCCCAATAACCGCCATAGTATACCTTTTAATTGGGGAACAACAGGTTTTATTTATAATTCGGAAAAGCTAAAAAATCCGCCAGAAGATTGGGACTATCTTTGGCAAAATCAAGAACAATTATCTAAGCGAATGACGTTGCTAAATGATATCCGAGAAGTCATGGGTGGAACTCTGCGGATGCTGGGTTACTCTTACAACTCAAAAGACGAAAAGGAAATTAAACAAGCATATGAAAAGTTGAAGGTTCTAAAACCATCAGTTGCAGCCTTCACAACAGATGCTTGGCGCAATCAAATTTTGGCAGGAGATTTATTATTAGCAATGTGTGTCTCATCAGATGCTGTGAAACTCTCTAAAGAAAACCCGAAACTAAAATATGTGATTCCCAAAAGTGGTACCTCACTATGGACAGATACTATAGTTATTCCTAAAACAGCCCCAAATGTAGAAGGGGCTTATGCTTGGATCAATTGGATTTTACAACCAGGAGTAGCAGCAAAGACGAGTCAACGCCTGAATCTTTCTACACCCAATCGTGCAGCGTTTGAGCAATTGCCAAAAAAAGTGCAGAATAATTCCAGCTTGTTTCCCCCAGAGTCAATTCTCAATAAGTGTGAACGTATAGCTCCTTTAGGGCAAATTGAAGAAGTTTATGAACGTTACTGGACTGAATTAACCAGTGGCTAA